The sequence below is a genomic window from Meles meles chromosome 3, mMelMel3.1 paternal haplotype, whole genome shotgun sequence.
AAAGTGGAATTGAAGGAGTTTGTGTTAAATGAAGAGAGATGGGGCCATATTTAAATACTTGTCTGAAAAAGCCTTATAAGGAGTATGAGAAGCATACCTCTTATTTTAATAGGATATGGGGACAGAGGAGAAAAGTGAAAGTTGAAAGTAAgtgtaaataagttaaaaatatatttctaaaaaaaggaaaatgttccttTTGCTGGTTTATATTCCTATAAAGTAAAAGTTAAGTCTTTTCTActggttttctattgctgtttAGAAATCATTACAAATTTAGTGGccttaaacatttattatctcagagTTTCTGTAAGCAAGAGTCCAGCACTGGCTAGCTGGAGTGAAGTCAAGGTATTGACACAGTTGCTGTCTCCTCTGAGGTTTGGGGTCCTCTGCCAAGCTAactcaggttgttggcagaatttggTTTCTTGCTAGGACTGGGGTCCCTGTTTTTTGGCTGCCTGGTGGCTGGGAGTTACTCTTAGTTCTTGGAAGTCACTTATGTCCTAGCTATTTGGGACTCTTAAACATGCCAATGACTTCTTCAGAGCCTCAGGACAATCTCTCTAGCCTGCTATGATGGAATCATGTACATCAGGTGATCATGGGAGCGACTATCTAATCACCTTTCTTAAAACCTAATTAAGGTGTTGACAATCTCATCAAACTCACAGTCCCTGTCCACCCTCATAGGGAGGGTATTATGCAGTTTGTATATACCAGGATGCAAGAATCTTAGGTCCAACTCAGAATTCTACACATCTAACAGGAACTGGGAAATGGTGGGGTTGGAGATTTGGGCTTTTGAGAATGGGAGAGAAAGCTTACTAGGAAAATCTAGAAGGTCTGTGAAGGAATGTTAACCTCACACTTGAAAGTTTATGCCATAGTATTTAAATGTTCTAGCCTTGGCTAGAAGGCTGCATAGCTTTTCTCTAGTGGAGTTTAGCAATCAGATGTAGCTGGGAGGAAGTTAGCACAGTTAGGTCcagggttgttttgttgttgttgttgttttgttttttaataagtatAACTTAAATAGCACAGAGCACAGTTGTTTTTGGTAGTACCTAGATAACTCAGAAAAAATGGGATATGGGCCTAACTGGAGTAGGTAGAGATAGATATGAAGTAAGCAGGGATTTATGGTAGCGAGGAGGGAGAAAGGTCCTAAAAacaccatttctttaaaaaagtacagtATTTGAACATACTGTACACAAGTCTACTTAAGAAAATGGATACTTCTACTGGTTTTATTTGAGGTCTCTGAGGGAAAGATTTGAGAAGGAAATAATTCTTGGTAATGGCATAATCTTTAGTATGATCATGGAAGGCAATGGCTGAAgtgattataaaaatcatttgagaCTGGGGTTTTTAGTGGAGCACTCATAAGGATCCTAAATCATATATCCAGAATCACTGTAGGAATTTGGATGGGAAGAAAGACTGTAAGCAGGTACTATAACCCTCAGTAAATTAGGTCAATAGCTGATATTGACAAGGGCATGCAGAAGGTGAACAGCCAATAGTTAGAGCCTCAAAAAGAACAGTTTATGACAGGGAATAGGAGAAGTTATGGTTGAAGAGTAGTCCTGGGCAGCAAGATAGAAACATATATATAACTGAAACACAAACCAACTCATATGAGTGTCCTGGGTTGTAAGGTAAAGTGTATTTACTGTGGATCAGttcaaaaaagtttgaaaaacactgatctTTGACATGGGACATAGATGCTAACCACAAGCCAGCTGAATATTTAagatgagtgaaaaataaaatttgatcatTTCTAGAACTTATGAGCCAAAGaatctcacacacagacacacacacagatacacacacacacacacacacacacacacacagtaagggAATGATTAAAGAACAACAATAGTGTCCTCAGGGCTGGGATGGATGATTCTGTGATGTGCTCCAAATGTGAGAATGGCCTACATCTCTTCATCACCACTGTAAAAGGCTAATCTTGTATGTCTTGGAAAAATTCTTCACAATCCTTTTTAGCATCCTATCACTGTAAGTAATATTTGACATATCCCTGCttccagagacagagaaaaaaaaaacccttctgagAGTTCCCTACCTAAAAAGTCCTCTTCTCTATAGTAGAGTCTTTATGAAAGTCTACCCAGAACCTCCCAGCAGCAGAGAAGGTAATGCTTCCTTGCTAGAGGGAAGtcatacatgtaaaatatttggaGTTTCCTAAAATCTCCAAGTGGCTCTAGAACCCCTACTGAAATCTATCTCAGTACTTCTTGGGTCTCCTTGAGGGGTTGCTGATTGTTTAGGTTTAAAACTATCTCTTCTATGTAACAACAATTCTTATGATAAGGATTGCTACAGGGATTTCAGGGGAGGTTAGGAGGTAGAGTTGGTGGCATGAGATTAGATTTGTGTTTAGAGACACATCCTGGAAAAACAAGCTGTGGTTGTTCACGTGGGGTAGGGTGAGAAAGAAGGCAGGGACCTCTGTTTGGAAATTCCTGCATCATTCAAGTAAAGAATGACTGTATCTTTGGAATATAATGGTAGTAGTTGCATGCCCAAGGATTGCATCTCATGGAATCCATAAGCAGTGATGTTCAAATGGACAGCATTTAGTGAGAGATTAGATGTGGGTGGTGACAGAAACCGGATGACCTGGTGAAGTGTTCATTTAGTTAGCAGCCCTGAAGGGGATATCATGACTTTGTTTGTTTACATGATGAATTTGAGACTAACATCCAGTGTAGGTTTTGAGGTGGAGTTGAGTGGTGAAGAGCTTGGAGGAGACATGTCATGGCCTATAATATGTATGACAGACTTTGGTGTTAGGTAGTAACTTGATACAATGACTGTGAATGAGAGAGACTTGAGAGACTGTAGACTGAGAAAAGAAGGGTCTAGCACCAGGTTATCACTTAATGTGAAAGAGTGAGCCAGAGTAGGAGAAAAACCAGAAATGTGGTGTCAGTaccaaaggaagaaagattttCAAGGAGGAACTAATAACAGTGCCAGTGCTGTTGGGATTAGGTAAGAAATGTTCTTTGggattgttcattcattcaataaatatttattgatgaggGCACAATACTAAAAGTTAAAGCCACAAATCCCTTGAATTGTACAttctaagaggaaaaagaaacaggagtaTGCAAACTGATTTAGAAAGAAATGGTGAAATGGGGTGAGGATATATTTTGGACAGGGTGGCCAATTGCAGGCATCTCTGATATAATCACATTTGAAAGTTTCTAAATGTAGTGCAGGAGAAAGCCATGCAAAAATGTGGAGGAAAGCACCCAGGCATCAGGAAACCTGTGTTGAAGAACCACAAGCTAGAATTGTGCTTAGATATTCTGATCAACAGCAAGAGGGCTGGCGTAGCTGGAGGAGATGGATGAAGGAGAAGTCTGGGAAAAGAGCTGAAGATGAAGGACTTTGGGGATATTTTGGAGAGAAGAGATGCCTTTGGACATTCAGTGACACAGAGATCATGAGGGATTGCTACTTTGAGCAAGGGATGGCTGGAACAGAAGCCAGATTGGAGTTTGTTGAGGTGGGGGATAGGAGTGAGAAGTGGACACTGACAGTCTGGACAACTCTCCGAAGAGGAGGGCAGCAGCTGTAAGGGAATGAGGGGCAGCCTCTCTCACTTGCCTTCATGTAGATTTGGGACTCTTGACTACTCATCTCAGAAGGAAATCCTAGAATGGACTCCTGGAGCCACAGTGACATCCTAAAGGAGAGGACTCCCTCTCCTCAGTCTTAAGCAGTCCCACCCACCCCACACTTCCCTATCACCTTCTTCATTGCTCCTGTCACTTCCTTGTTCCTGAGACTGTAGATGACAGGGTTCAGCATGGGTGTGAGGACTGTATAAAAGACGGACACTACATCATCCTGGCCAGGAGAGTGGTAAGATGCGGGTAACATATAGGTATACACGAGGGGCCCATAGAAGAGGTTGACAACTGTTaagtgggaggagcaggtggCTAGGGCCTTCTGACGCCCCTCCACGGAATGCATCCTAAGCACTGCTGCCAGAATGAGGGCATAGGAGGTGGTGATGAAGGCAATGGGCACCAGAAGGACCACCACACCTGTCACAAAGAGGACTCGCTCATAGGCAGCTGTGTCAGCACAGGCCAGCCTCAGCAGTGAAGGTACCTCACAGAAAAAGTGTGCAATCCTCCTTGAGCCACAATAGGGGAACTGCAGGGTCATTGCTGTCTGGATAGAGGCATTGAGGGACCCTCCCACCCAGGAGGCGGCCACCATGAGCAGACAGGTCTGGTGACTCATGAGTGATGGGTAGCGCAGTGGGTTGCAGATGGCCacgtagcggtcataggccatgagGGCCAGCAGGAGGCACTCAGCAGCCCCAAGgaacatgaagaaaaacatttgtgCTCCACAGCCCACAAATGAGATGCTAGTCCAGCCAAAGAGGAAGCCTGCTATCATCTTGGGGACGGTGACTGAGGTGAAGAAGATGTCCAGGAATGACAGCTGGCTGAGGAGGAAATACATGGGCGTGTGGAGCTGGGCATCAGCCCAGATCAGGAAGACCATGGCAGCGTTGCCAGCCATGGCTAGTGTGTAGATTATCACAACCATGCTGAATAGGAACAGGTGAATCGGACTCTCATTAAAAAGGCTCGTGAGGACAAAGCCGATGGTGGAGGAGTGGTTCCAGggccttctgcctgcctcctgccaaGACTCactgtggggaggaaggaaacaaaatcaccaaTGGCTCAGAAGCATCCATTCTGAGTTAGAGAAGGGTGATGGATGAAAACAGCAAAGGGCAACAATTAAGTAAAGTTGGCACAGGGGTTGTGGGAATTCTTCCTCATATTCTTGCAAATTTTTATAGGCTTGACATTATTTCATGATGAAAAACCACTATAAAAGACTTGGCATGTAGCCAAAACAATGCTCAGAAGGGAACTTCTAACACCAAATACCTGtgttaaaaaaggaggaaagactgAAAACCAATGATTAAAGTTTCCATcttaaaaagctagaaaaagaaccacAGCACATTAGAACACCCCATGTTTTGTGGAATACACACGCTTAGCAGTGTTtccaataattaaataaacaagtaaatatgcACACAGgacaaattttcaaaaacaaacactttCATGCCAAGTCTAAGCACTAGATCCACAAATATGTGAGTATTGTGGTTCAAAATTCTCATTGTAGATACGTGAGGATCCATGTAATgaatttttcttagaaacagCTGAGAGCCTGTGATGGTGGCTGACAGGGTACATTTTATCAGTTAGCATGGCTGTGCAGTGCCATCTTGACCTTGTCGTCTTGACCCCCAGGCGTCCTAAACATGCCCTTTGTGCTCAGATGCAGTAACTGCTCTTAGGAAGATTTTTGGCAATATGTTGTCCTTATCCTCATGCTATGACCTCATTTCAATGGATTTGCTATAACAGTCTCTTACCTTAGTAAGAAGATCCCTTATGAACTGGTTTGATAGAGAATAGGCCTCTTTGTGAGCATTACCTATGAACTTCATAATATGAGTACGTGAGCCAGTTTCGGTAGTTACCCCTGGAAGAAACTTCCTTCAAGTTCCCCTTTTTCAAATTACTTTTGTTGGGGTCAAGTCAATTTCAATGGATGTCAAATTAAGCTATGATGAGAAAGAAGTCACCCAAAGGCAGTTTTAAGAAAGTATGGATGAGGGGACGAGCTCAGACCAAATACACCACTGCAAGAGAGCCAGCAGAGATCTGCCCACCAGGCAAATTCCCAGATTTTGTGGCCTGCTGGCTTCCTTGGTTCTAGGATCCCAAATCCTAGGGAATGTTTTGAATTCTAGCTCCTGTTTCAATTGAAACATCAATTGAAACGTCAATCTCAATTGGGCTTGAGATACCAAATGACTTAGATGGAGagaatgaagataaataaaattaatttccccaTGTTCCCGAATGAGTTGAGAATATGAGAGAATGTTGGAGTTGGTTGACACCGTTAGGTCACTGGGACAGGCCTAGAGGGGTATGTAAGTGTTGTAGAGTTACCGCATGTCAGGATGTGACAGGCTGTGGCCCTAATCTGCATGTCCTTCAGATTCGCCAGCAGAGTCATGCAATCTATGGATGATCTGCATTTCCAGTTTCCCCGAAACTAATTTCCTATTAATTAATAGGAAATTTCTATTAATTCCTATTAAATTCCTATTAATTAATAGGAAATTAGCTTTGGGGAAACTGGAAATGCAGATCACAAGAGTGGGCCTTGAGCACCCATGTTTCTTAAGACTCCCAGGCTAGTCTGACATATGGTCTGAGTTGATCCACTGCCCATAGCTTCTGAAGGAGCTTAGAATCCAGTGCTTGCCTAGGTCCCGCAAATACGTCTCAGGTAGCTATGCTAGGAAAAGGTTTTCCTCAATGCTCATCCTGGCATTTCTTGCTATGCCAAGGGACCCATCTTATCTATCACCTTAAACTTCACCAATTTCAGGATGCTCATGCCAGGTTATACAGATTCCTTAGTGATGAATCAAATGTGTTCAGAGTATAGCAGGGCCCATCCCAAAGCTTCTCTCTCAAGCTGAGCACAAGAAGTTAATGCTGTTAAACTGAAACATTCAAGACGAGATTTTAGTGAAGATGTGAAATACCACatctattttctgtatcttatGATGCTTTGACATCTTGAGGTCTTTCAGTCCCTGGGAAGGGACTGTTCCTCTTAAGGGTGCTAATTCATAAAGATGGTGAACAACTTGCAGCGGATAATGTCTTTGGTGTGAAAATGAATCAATCTTGAGCACATACCCTCTTCTGCCTCCATTTATCAGTCTGGAACAATATTCCTCTGCCATAATCATCCTAGGGACAGGTTCCAGACAACTAGAGACAACACCTGTGGCTCAAAGCCCACCCAAATTATTATAACTATCAAATCCTAAACCTGCTCATCTGTGCCTTACccataaaaattatgtaaaagcttttgtgtatgttttctcctcatttattctgcctcctgaccaaccctgatgcttccttccctctggggCCCTGCATGCCCCCTCCTCTTGGGAACTGTAGAAAATTACCTTTTTAATGGCAATCATCTCCTGATCTGTTCACTTCACCATAACATGACATAAAACGAGACTCTGGGTGCATTTGAAAACATTGCCCTGAAGAGAATTGTCTCatgttttccctgttttgtcatcTTGCAGACACAGCTTGTATTGTTTGGTGTCTCAAAAGTCTCATAACCACTAGATTTTACAGCTGGAGGAAACCTCACCCATCACCCCAATTTTATCCATACATAGTATGACCCTTGGTCAACAAATTTTTGAACTTCCAGGCCAGATCCCAAATCCTCCTAACTGTTCTACAGCAAGCTTCCTCAGACTTGGCACAACCAGCATTTTCCTATGGATAATTGTTTGCTATAAGAGGCTATCCTGTGCACTGCAGTGCATTCAGCAACATCTCTAGACTCTCCCACTAGATGCCAATAGTACTCCCTCCCAGCTgtgacaaacaaaaatgtctgcagacattgccaaatgttccctgCTGGGAAAAATCACCTCTGACTGGAGACCTCTTTTCTAGGGCATTATTAtcaattacttttctttcctttccttccttttcaccaaggcaaatgaaagagaaaaggaaatcacatGTTTTCAATCTGTAATAATTTGGCCCAGAGTTGTCTGAATGTCATTTGTAGATTTTACCAAGTTCAAGCCATTGTGATTAAGGATCTAGTCTCTGGAGTTAGGTTGCTTGGGTTCAAGACCCAGCTTGTACCTCTACAACTTAGACTACTCAGCTTCAAGCTCCTTGTCTCAGAATTGTTGGATCTGTTGGAGGCATTAAGTGGTTAATACCTGTAGAGTGCTTGAGGTACAGTTAGGCAGGAAAAATACATGGTTTATCAGCTGCTATTAACACCACAACTCTTATTACCACTTTTATGACTCTGAgcctctgcttatctctctctataaaatggggtcaTGATACTTGCTTCTCAGGGTTATTGTGagtattgaattaaaaaaatgttgaggttGTGCCTTTTGCATaataggtattcagtaaatattaggaTACTTCCCTTCCTCACTTAAGCAAATTAGTTTTGCAAAATAATCATGCGGTCGATAATTGTACTCACCTGCAAAGAGCTCCTAGTCTCTCCCACTTGGAGATTTCCCCTCTACAAATTTTATTCTCAGAAAGCTTGGAAGAGGTTGTGTTTGTTGTGATGGGGAAGGCTTCTCCACTGAACGTCTAGACTGAGTATTACTTATGACTAAGGACTCTGTCCTTTCCTTGTTTAAATTTCTCCACAGAAAACACTTTGCATGGTCCCTGGTCGATGCTTATGGGATGTGTgtggtgaataaatgaaagaaaacacaacctTGCCCACATAAACACTATTACCTTTGTGGCTGTCTTTTGGTATTGCCAACTGAGTTCAATAGCCCTTTGTGGGGCTGTGTGTAAGCAACTGTTCTTAGAAATTATTGATTGTCCTGGcactattgatttttcttttcatggcagtttctcattattaaaacacacacacacacacacacacacacacacatttgcattGCAGTGTATGaagtacatgtgtgtgcatgtctcaGAATAATTATTTAGGATGATTATATTAGGCTGGAGGAAGAGGATATGTTTTTCTATTCCTGCTACCTCTAGCTTGTGTAGCTCTGAACTAGTATGCAGcaggcatcaaaaaaaaaaaacactaaaatgaacaaaaaagggaTCTTTAATGTAAACAACATACTGTATGTTGTCAGGTATTTCTAGAACtagtctttcttctctcttctatgaTTTATCTGTAATGGTATGATATTTTCAAGCCCCCCCTACAgtttaactgtttttttcttttctttttaaagtaaagcacAGCCTTGGTTTTTATAATTCAAGATATCTCATTTATGGAGACAGACactgcataaaaataaaaaacaaacaaacaaacaaacaaaaaaaaacctgccaaatCAAACAACTGTCAGATTGTCAGAGATTTTAAATGGTGGAAAATTTGACAGAAGTTGTGGAATTGCCCATTGTCAAATGTGGGGCTGCATGAATTGGGGCGATGGTTTTAAATTAACTTCCCTCTTTCTTGAACTCCTGTCTTTCCCTCACTCACCTCACATTGTCCCAGTGTGCAGTTTCCATCAAGACACTGTCTCTTGTtgacttttctccttcttccagggCTCCACGTTGTGGCTCAGAAATGAAACAGTCTCTTGGGGAGTCCACATGGAAGTCTGTG
It includes:
- the LOC123939159 gene encoding olfactory receptor 2Z1-like → MDSAFTDFHVDSPRDCFISEPQRGALEEGEKSTRDSVLMETAHWDNVSESWQEAGRRPWNHSSTIGFVLTSLFNESPIHLFLFSMVVIIYTLAMAGNAAMVFLIWADAQLHTPMYFLLSQLSFLDIFFTSVTVPKMIAGFLFGWTSISFVGCGAQMFFFMFLGAAECLLLALMAYDRYVAICNPLRYPSLMSHQTCLLMVAASWVGGSLNASIQTAMTLQFPYCGSRRIAHFFCEVPSLLRLACADTAAYERVLFVTGVVVLLVPIAFITTSYALILAAVLRMHSVEGRQKALATCSSHLTVVNLFYGPLVYTYMLPASYHSPGQDDVVSVFYTVLTPMLNPVIYSLRNKEVTGAMKKVIGKCGVGGTA